The Antedon mediterranea chromosome 7, ecAntMedi1.1, whole genome shotgun sequence genome has a segment encoding these proteins:
- the LOC140054979 gene encoding UBX domain-containing protein 11-like isoform X2, which yields MTSPYNNLKKNKKMPLPGQRAAPYRSVPVTGDTILDEMLQRLELQEKSGVYIEDASGSNKKTQTGRKNSAPVVPTDMDLMSGMMSKISQLELQVKYYTKEIIDKDKKINVLEEKVNLLQRYKGTGCNEESGTRSHKVEELERKCQKLEIELQDIQEFLEDYGMVWVGDDDDVYEELNETEKPTVGNPASLASDQNQKVDFDRVIENIKELNVIAGEGLKEIKHTSGGARLHTKEQVPLTLYANGIFMFNGPFRCYDEPSTKACIQDFTDGYFPSELKKRYPDGTPFLVKDKREVFYQDPRRKENFPGSGQTLGGDKVPSKLVPTNLNRGTSMTHHQNVVSLTDDFTGLKLSKDQFLNKLPQSVVRNGKVIDVRSSIGNQLSSTNSKAHITVIDTPIVKSIKERVNRHPSANAKTTRSSTRPLSARNVATLRVKSEAGNETYVLKLGYGDTIGDVRKYIDEHRSMGNIEYEILTTFPRRTYSDPLATLEQCGLTPNATVILRTKKL from the exons ATGACAAGCCCTTACAACAActtaaaaaagaacaagaaaatGCCACTGCCAGG ACAGCGCGCTGCACCTTACAGATCTGTTCCAGTTACTGGAGACACAATTCTTGATGAGATGTTACAGAGGCTAGAGTTGCAAGAAAAGAGTGGAGTATACATTGAAGATGCTTCAGGTTCTAATAAGAAAACACAAACAGGAAGAAAGAACTCAGCACCTG TGGTTCCAACTGATATGGACCTGATGAGTGGTATGATGAGTAAAATATCCCAGTTGGAGTTACAAGTGAAATATTACACTAAAGAAATTATTGACAAG gataagaaaataaatgttttagaagAAAAGGTTAATCTTTTACAAAGATATAAAGGTACAG GATGTAATGAAGAAAGTGGTACAAGAAGTCACAAAGTTGAAGAATTGGAAAGAAAATGTCAAAAACTAGAAATAGAACTCCAAGATATTCAA gaATTCTTGGAAGATTATGGTATGGTTTGGGTtggagatgatgatgatgtttatGAAGAGTTAAATGAAACAGAGAAACCAACAGTGGGGAATCCAG CTTCACTGGCTTCAGACCAAAATCAAAAAGTTGATTTTGACAGGGTGATTGAAAACATTAAAGAGTTAAACGTCATTGCTGGTGAAGggttaaaagaaataaaacatacGTCTGGAGGTGCAAGATTACACACTAAAGAGCAGGTACCACTGACCCTGTACGCTAATGGTATCTTCATGTTCAATGGACCTTTCAGGTGCTATGATGAACCTAGTACTAAG GCTTGTATTCAAGATTTTACTGATGGGTATTTCCCGTCGGAATTAAAGAAACGTTATCCAGATGGAACTCCATTTTTG GTAAAAGATAAAAGAGAGGTATTTTACCAAGACCCTCGAAGAAAGGAGAATTTTCCTGGATCAGGACAGACGCTGGGAGGGGATAAAGTACCAAGTAAATTGGTGCCAACTAATCTTAATAGAGGAACATCAATGACACACCACCAGAATGTGGTTTCACTTACAGATGACTTTACAG GACTAAAGTTATCTAAGGATCAATTTTTAAACAAGCTTCCTCAAAGTGTTGTTAGAAATGGCAAGGTAATAGATGTGCGTTCTTCAATAGGCAACCAATTATCTTCTACAAATTCAAAGGCTCACATTACAGTCATTGATACGCCTATAGTTAAATCCATCAAGGAGCGTGTTAACAGACACCCGTCAGCGAACGCAAAGACCACACGCTCATCGACTCGTCCATTGTCGGCACGCAACGTTGCTACATTGCGAGTGAAATCTGAAGCCGGTAACGAAACTTATGTGCTCAAGTTAGGATATGGTGATACAATAGGAGATGTGAGGAAGTACATTGATGAACATAG GTCTATGGGCAACATAGAATATGAGATCCTCACTACATTTCCAAGAAGAACATACTCAGATCCACTAGCTACTCTTGAACAATGTGGCCTGACACCAAATGCTACAGTTATACTAAGAACAAAGAAACTATGA
- the LOC140054979 gene encoding UBX domain-containing protein 11-like isoform X1, which translates to MTSPYNNLKKNKKMPLPGQRAAPYRSVPVTGDTILDEMLQRLELQEKSGVYIEDASGSNKKTQTGRKNSAPVVPTDMDLMSGMMSKISQLELQVKYYTKEIIDKDKKINVLEEKVNLLQRYKGTGCNEESGTRSHKVEELERKCQKLEIELQDIQEFLEDYGMVWVGDDDDVYEELNETEKPTVGNPAASLASDQNQKVDFDRVIENIKELNVIAGEGLKEIKHTSGGARLHTKEQVPLTLYANGIFMFNGPFRCYDEPSTKACIQDFTDGYFPSELKKRYPDGTPFLVKDKREVFYQDPRRKENFPGSGQTLGGDKVPSKLVPTNLNRGTSMTHHQNVVSLTDDFTGLKLSKDQFLNKLPQSVVRNGKVIDVRSSIGNQLSSTNSKAHITVIDTPIVKSIKERVNRHPSANAKTTRSSTRPLSARNVATLRVKSEAGNETYVLKLGYGDTIGDVRKYIDEHRSMGNIEYEILTTFPRRTYSDPLATLEQCGLTPNATVILRTKKL; encoded by the exons ATGACAAGCCCTTACAACAActtaaaaaagaacaagaaaatGCCACTGCCAGG ACAGCGCGCTGCACCTTACAGATCTGTTCCAGTTACTGGAGACACAATTCTTGATGAGATGTTACAGAGGCTAGAGTTGCAAGAAAAGAGTGGAGTATACATTGAAGATGCTTCAGGTTCTAATAAGAAAACACAAACAGGAAGAAAGAACTCAGCACCTG TGGTTCCAACTGATATGGACCTGATGAGTGGTATGATGAGTAAAATATCCCAGTTGGAGTTACAAGTGAAATATTACACTAAAGAAATTATTGACAAG gataagaaaataaatgttttagaagAAAAGGTTAATCTTTTACAAAGATATAAAGGTACAG GATGTAATGAAGAAAGTGGTACAAGAAGTCACAAAGTTGAAGAATTGGAAAGAAAATGTCAAAAACTAGAAATAGAACTCCAAGATATTCAA gaATTCTTGGAAGATTATGGTATGGTTTGGGTtggagatgatgatgatgtttatGAAGAGTTAAATGAAACAGAGAAACCAACAGTGGGGAATCCAG CAGCTTCACTGGCTTCAGACCAAAATCAAAAAGTTGATTTTGACAGGGTGATTGAAAACATTAAAGAGTTAAACGTCATTGCTGGTGAAGggttaaaagaaataaaacatacGTCTGGAGGTGCAAGATTACACACTAAAGAGCAGGTACCACTGACCCTGTACGCTAATGGTATCTTCATGTTCAATGGACCTTTCAGGTGCTATGATGAACCTAGTACTAAG GCTTGTATTCAAGATTTTACTGATGGGTATTTCCCGTCGGAATTAAAGAAACGTTATCCAGATGGAACTCCATTTTTG GTAAAAGATAAAAGAGAGGTATTTTACCAAGACCCTCGAAGAAAGGAGAATTTTCCTGGATCAGGACAGACGCTGGGAGGGGATAAAGTACCAAGTAAATTGGTGCCAACTAATCTTAATAGAGGAACATCAATGACACACCACCAGAATGTGGTTTCACTTACAGATGACTTTACAG GACTAAAGTTATCTAAGGATCAATTTTTAAACAAGCTTCCTCAAAGTGTTGTTAGAAATGGCAAGGTAATAGATGTGCGTTCTTCAATAGGCAACCAATTATCTTCTACAAATTCAAAGGCTCACATTACAGTCATTGATACGCCTATAGTTAAATCCATCAAGGAGCGTGTTAACAGACACCCGTCAGCGAACGCAAAGACCACACGCTCATCGACTCGTCCATTGTCGGCACGCAACGTTGCTACATTGCGAGTGAAATCTGAAGCCGGTAACGAAACTTATGTGCTCAAGTTAGGATATGGTGATACAATAGGAGATGTGAGGAAGTACATTGATGAACATAG GTCTATGGGCAACATAGAATATGAGATCCTCACTACATTTCCAAGAAGAACATACTCAGATCCACTAGCTACTCTTGAACAATGTGGCCTGACACCAAATGCTACAGTTATACTAAGAACAAAGAAACTATGA